One Pararge aegeria chromosome 4, ilParAegt1.1, whole genome shotgun sequence DNA segment encodes these proteins:
- the LOC120637945 gene encoding ras GTPase-activating protein raskol isoform X2, producing MTSMSSTLSPDTSATCDEQGRRRSVFYVPLFESFENYLPLTPEEKDAIICGLNIDDVPTRNKRNPSSEFGQILPHGDAFLNDSESDINERRYRRPLSSRMSSNEALARKDRSDLTRPRLVAESSISRHSKPRLRSTTSCEPRYDRIYSPLGASSHKLNSSTSSITARLPSKHPIRNSNLSLIPDAPKLISPAKEKSKTLPQNLNTPSPIRGSSSSSSIFKTPKITVTPDSPNKSPGKMTGLNFIRRSRSTKLSRSNSLLRSITARHIEEGLDDNVAVVTDLSQDYDKFVGDNGGEKEVICALIKKNEEQVANSPLSLRRAYLDVDDDVAIHSDTSYEKACRRGSAPSTPVPGAQAQHSPSRLASFFFSKRSFRSNPLKRTKSNTKLEKERAQAAVPTHPASHALRTSRSHESLLSAHSPAVSTMDLGPPNQVEIRALHSSVLSRPHCFALSAENRAPRYFACASRKERDRWIYSLRQAARPDEIRTRRCERTVKLWLLEAKAIPPKKRYYCEILLDDNLYARSSSKLKSELCFWGEVYEFSGLPAVRAIHVNVYREPERRARKRDKHALVGTVRIPVDDVSSRYLNERWYPVSEGDKPQSPGRAPAPVPALRIKCRYQCVDVLPLDHYARFLDYLKKNYRRLCEYLEPVIGVKAKEDIGCALVLCMAGAGLAPRYLADVVALDVRRTGDHSLTFRGNSLATKSMEAYLKLVGDQYLQDTLGEAVAAAAGTAATDCEVDPLRAGSGAALRRQQAALRDSVSLAWRAIAASAPRFPPPLRDCFATFRERLTSMGREDISDNLISASIFLRFLCPAILSPSLFGIIHEYPNERAARNLTLVAKTLQTLANFTRFQGKEAFMEFLNDFLEQEAPNMKAFLRAISTRPQDQQHQQLSQSQHQNSDGSKRNSSASQGSTAGSESSKNEMAVEADPEWAPHVDLGKQLATLHALLADSLPKLPAGKIQELDPLSEILEDLSKRLMSNDNGPPAPVGENIFRFNDPTCTPPKLNPDVPVNGPINNNFAHSSPIMNKNGVQFNISPSKSNAEESKYKGSYVTVSKSPSFNLRSATLPRNGYGSSPVSQNVNPDRYSSQYNNQEHCVNLKVVQIGFGSDQYPKGISNGLNESLERRFQERYKPNNFNQQQTHYHNNSNYNSTERSPSSDSINHNYCANDMQNIIKETSTLDELSDLLKYADDSDIVDEKLMNKKNISQSKSNNNNVINGNKNSYTNNGSNVSISGLSNVASSGYQSIATYSQSSSPIENTTHHHQPYENGGQPMSRYSQLNYQKQREKQYYDNKNEKFYPKSPVQQKIEYDIQKYGIQNFTTADNVQSNTNANTKVAPLVFTNPVYNMEDNRQSQEIKKTNENRNSKRCPCGSSSSSIDEEGLSTDNVETNSEEGSTNFNDDSRNYDQQNRNATHRKLTRDNCNYEDLYQRSNNNHNHSPRIRDDESSSNSPSLRKSSKTRMPRTNPMLSYSTNQNQLNLKHFGQRGESLYESKPHHISTDSGYPMSRSDSNVEEVNKEMYRLQISRSQKALYNMENSKNSPEKFLTETTIPEKNYPLDRTYSGAKVSSSRINEDLERHQDYYGVREKRDSPSRVFSRESHSSEASERAPVRSERELPVRDTRDKLQRRLSLESARELTDSSDEVDETLYSTTGRRRTKHHRTIEQYEREIERLKCSVELLRGRLGPTDSGQDHTDAKMKAIISRLICVEEELRREQRKMAAALSHKQRVIEAQEHRIAALDEANTRLLSALVHLQQRAPHPAPAHPANHNPSHSPHSQHSHQELQI from the exons ATGACCAGCATGTCTAGCACCTTATCACCGGACACTTCGGCCACCTGCGATGAACAGGGCAGGCGTCGCTCCGTATTTTATGTACCTTTATTCGAAAGCTTCGAAAATTATTTACCATTGACACCTGAAGAAAAAGACGCCATCATATGTGGTCTTAACATAGACGATGTCCCTACAAGAAATAAACGAAATCCTTCATCGGAATTTGGTCAGATTCTACCACACGGTGACGCCTTCTTAAATGACAGTGAAAGCGATATAAATGAAAGACGATATCGACGGCCTTTATCATCGAGAATGAGCTCCAACGAGGCGTTGGCAAGAAAAGACCGAAGTGATCTGACACGTCCGAGACTCGTTGCCGAGAGTAGTATTAGTAGACATTCGAAGCCAAGGTTACGTAGCACAACGTCTTGTGAACCACGCTATGATAGAATATATTCTCCACTAGGTGCATCATCTCATAAACTAAACAGTTCTACTTCAAGTATCACTGCCCGATTGCCTTCTAAACATCCTATACGTAATTCCAATTTATCCCTTATACCCGATGCGCCAAAATTAATATCACCGGCCAAGGAAAAGTCTAAAACCTTGCCTCAAAATCTTAACACTCCATCACCAATAAGAGGAAGTAGTAGTTCATCTTCGATTTTCAAAACACCCAAAATTACAGTAACCCCTGATAGTCCAAATAAGAGCCCTGGAAAAATGACAGGTCTTAATTTCATCAGGCGATCGCGGAGTACAAAATTATCAAGAAGTAATTCCTTGCTGCGGAGTATCACCGCGAGGCATATTGAAGAAGGATTGGATGATAATGTTGCTGTGGTGACGGATTTATCTCAAGATTATGACAAATTTGTTGGTGATAATGGAGGCGAAAAAGAAGTAATTTgtgctctaataaaaaaaaatgaagagcAAGTAGCGAACAGTCCTCTCAGTTTACGAAGGGCATACCTTGATGTTGACGATGACGTCGCTATACATTCTG ACACATCCTACGAGAAGGCATGTCGGCGTGGTTCTGCTCCCAGTACGCCGGTGCCAGGCGCACAAGCGCAGCACAGTCCGTCGCGCCTCGCTTCCTTCTTCTTCTCCAAGAGATCCTTCCGAAGCAACCCGCTCAAGCGAACCAAGTCCAACACAAAACTGGAGAAGGAGCGAGCGCAGGCTGCGGTGCCTACCCACCCGGCATCACACGCTTTACGCACCTCAAG ATCTCATGAAAGTCTCCTGTCAGCACACTCACCGGCTGTATCTACAATGGATCTCGGACCACCTAATCAG GTGGAAATTCGCGCATTACACTCATCGGTATTGAGTAGGCCGCACTGCTTTGCGCTCAGTGCAGAGAACCGAGCGCCACGCTACTTCGCATGTGCGTCACGGAAGGAGCGTGACCGATGGATCTACAG tttaagACAAGCAGCGCGGCCAGACGAAATTCGTACGCGACGCTGTGAGCGGACTGTGAAGTTATGGCTACTGGAAGCTAAGGCTATCCCACCTAAGAAACGATATTACTGCGAAATATTGCTCGATGATAATTTATATGCGAG GTCGTCTTCGAAGCTAAAGTCGGAGCTGTGCTTCTGGGGCGAAGTGTATGAATTTAGTGGACTGCCGGCCGTGAGGGCCATACACGTAAACGTCTACCGAGAACCTGAGAGACGAGCACGCAAACGGGACAAGCACGCCCTTGTTG GTACAGTACGTATCCCGGTCGACGACGTATCGTCACGATACCTCAACGAGCGGTGGTACCCGGTGAGCGAGGGCGACAAGCCGCAGTCCCCGGGCCGCGCACCCGCACCTGTGCCCGCACTGCGTATAAAGTGCCGCTACCAGTGCGTCGATGTGCTGCCCCTCGACCACTACGCGCGATTCCTCGACTACCTCAAGAAGAACTACCGCCGTCTCTGCGAGTACCTCGAACCCGTCATAG GAGTGAAAGCTAAAGAAGACATAGGCTGTGCGCTGGTTTTGTGTATGGCGGGCGCGGGTCTGGCGCCGCGCTATCTGGCTGACGTGGTGGCGCTAGACGTGCGCAGAACCGGCGACCACTCGCTCACCTTCCGCGGCAACTCGCTCGCCACCAAGAGCATGGAGGCATACCTCAAACTGGTTGGCGATCAATATCTGCAG GATACACTCGGGGAGGCAGTGGCTGCGGCGGCCGGTACAGCCGCTACAGACTGTGAAGTAGATCCACTGCGAGCGGGTAGTGGGGCGGCGCTACGTCGCCAGCAGGCGGCCTTGCGCGACTCTGTATCGCTCGCTTGGCGTGCCATCGCCGCCTCAGCGCCGAGATTCCCTCCGCCACTGAGAGACTGCTTTGCTACTTTCCGCGAGAG gttaACATCGATGGGCCGAGAAGATATATCCGATAACTTGATCAGTGCTTCCATCTTTCTCCGTTTTCTTTGTCCCGCAATTCTGTCTCCAAGTCTTTTTGGAATAATTCACG aataCCCCAATGAACGCGCGGCCCGTAATTTAACTCTGGTAGCGAAGACACTGCAGACACTGGCAAATTTCACGCGGTTCCAAGGCAAGGAGGCTTTCATGGAGTTTCTCAACGACTTCCTGGAGCAAGAAGCGCCCAACATGAAGGCATTCCTTAGAGCAATCTCG aCGCGACCGCAGGATCAACAGCACCAACAGTTGAGTCAGTCCCAACATCAGAACTCAGACGGCAGCAAGCGCAACTCCTCAGCATCACAAGGATCTACAGCGGGATCGGAAAGCTCTAAGAACGAGATGGCGGTGGAAGCAGACCCCGAGTGGGCCCCTCACGTGGACCTCGGCAAACAACTCGCGACGCTGCATGCTCTGCTAGCGGACAGCTTGCCTAAACTGCCTGCGGGTAAAATACAG gaattGGATCCATTGTCTGAAATTTTGGAAGATTTAAGCAAAAGACTGATGAGTAATGACAATGGACCGCCTGCTCCAGTGGGTGAAAATATCTTTAG ATTTAATGATCCCACATGCACGCCACCTAAACTGAATCCTGATGTTCCAGTAAACGGTCCAATTAATAACAACTTTGCGCACAGCTCACCTATTATGAACAAAAATGGTGTCCAGTTCAACATAAGTCCATCAAAGTCCAATGCTGAAGAATCTAAGTACAAAGGATCTTATGTGACTGTTTCGAAATCACCCAGCTTCAATTTACGCTCAGCGACGCTTCCAAGAAATGGATACGGATCGAGCCCGGTTAGTCAGAACGTAAACCCAGACAGATATAGCTCACAGTATAATAATCAAGAACATTGCGTCAACTTGAAAGTCGTTCAGATAGGTTTTGGCTCTGATCAATATCCTAAAGGCATAAGCAACGGTTTGAACGAAAGCTTAGAGAGAAGGTTCCAGGAGAGATATAAACCTAATAACTTTAATCAGCAACAAACGCATTATCACAATAATTCCAATTATAACAGCACTGAAAGGTCACCGAGTAGCGATAGTATCAACCATAATTATTGCGCTAACGATAtgcaaaacattataaaagagaCTTCAACGCTAGATGAATTGTCAGATCTCTTGAAATATGCCGACGATTCTGATATAGTTGATGAAAAGCTCATGAATAAGAAAAACATATCACAGTCAAAATCGAACAATAATAACGTTATTAACGGCAACAAGAATTCTTACACAAATAACGGCTCGAATGTATCCATCAGTGGGTTGTCAAATGTTGCAAGTTCTGGATATCAGAGTATCGCAACATACAGCCAGAGTTCTAGTCCCATTGAAAATACAACTCATCACCATCAGCCTTATGAAAATGGTGGACAGCCAATGAGCCGCTACTCACAGCTAAATTACCAAAAACAAAGAGAGAAGCAGTATTACGATAACAAAAACGAGAAATTTTATCCAAAGAGCCCAGTGCAACAAAAAATTGAGTACGATATTCAGAAATATGGTATCCAAAACTTTACAACCGCCGATAACGTTCAAAGTAATACTAACGCTAATACGAAAGTAGCTCCCTTAGTTTTTACAAACCCTGTTTACAATATGGAGGATAATCGACAGTcgcaggaaataaaaaaaactaatgaaaacAGAAACTCCAAGCGATGTCCATGTGGCTCATCCAGTTCATCCATTGATGAGGAGGGTTTGAGCACAGATAACGTGGAGACAAATTCTGAAGAGGGTTCTACGAATTTCAACGACGATAGTAGAAATTATGACCAACAGAATCGCAACGCTACCCACCGAAAGCTCACCAGAGATAATTGTAATTACGAAGATTTGTACCAGAGGAGTAACAATAACCATAATCACTCTCCTAGGATAAGAGATGACGAATCTTCAAGTAATTCGCCAAGCTTAAGAAAAAGTAGTAAAACAAGAATGCCTAGAACAAATCCTATGCTCTCTTACTCGACTAATCAAAATCAGCTCAATTTAAAACACTTCGGCCAACGAGGGGAATCATTATACGAAAGCAAACCACACCACATTTCAACAGACTCTGGCTATCCAATGAGTAGATCTGACTCCAACGTAGAGGAAGTAAACAAAGAGATGTATCGGTTACAAATATCACGAAGTCAAAAGGCTTTGTACAACATGGAGAACTCAAAAAATTCACCCGAAAAATTCTTGACAGAAACCACAATTCCGGAGAAGAATTATCCTTTGGATAGAACGTACTCGGGTGCGAAAGTATCTAGTAGTAGAATTAATGAAGATTTAGAAAGACACCAGGATTACTATGGAGTTCGAGAAAAGAGGGATTCGCCCTCTCGAGTATTTAGCAGGGAGTCTCATTCTAGTGAAGCTAGCGAAAGGGCGCCAGTGAGAAGTGAGAGGGAGTTACCGGTGAGAGACACAAGAGACAAGCTTCAACGACGACTGAGCTTAGAGTCTGCGAGAGAGTTAACGGATAGCTCGGACGAAGTTGATGAAACGCTGTACAGTACGACTGGGAGACGTCGCACTAAGCACCATCGAACCATTGAACag TATGAACGTGAAATAGAGAGGCTAAAATGTTCAGTGGAACTTCTTAGAGGGCGTTTGGGTCCTACTGATTCAGGTCAAGATCACACAGATGCCAAGATGAAGGCTATTATTTCGAG ATTAATTTGCGTGGAAGAGGAGTTAAGACGAGAGCAacgcaagatggccgccgcgcTATCGCACAAACAACGTGTGATCGAGGCGCAAGAGCACCGGATCGCAGCTCTCGACGAAGCAAATACCCGCCTCCTGTCCGCACTCGTGCACCTCCAACAACGCGCTCCGCACCCCGCACCTGCGCACCCCGCCAATCACAACCCCTCCCACTCCCCCCACTCGCAACATTCTCACCAGGAACTGCAGATATGA
- the LOC120637945 gene encoding ras GTPase-activating protein raskol isoform X5 produces the protein MSLQRPKKTKFKMWKAFIHRKRKYSDVLPCDAESYAALAAMQGGSAATLPPSLDALRAYTSYEKACRRGSAPSTPVPGAQAQHSPSRLASFFFSKRSFRSNPLKRTKSNTKLEKERAQAAVPTHPASHALRTSRSHESLLSAHSPAVSTMDLGPPNQVEIRALHSSVLSRPHCFALSAENRAPRYFACASRKERDRWIYSLRQAARPDEIRTRRCERTVKLWLLEAKAIPPKKRYYCEILLDDNLYARSSSKLKSELCFWGEVYEFSGLPAVRAIHVNVYREPERRARKRDKHALVGTVRIPVDDVSSRYLNERWYPVSEGDKPQSPGRAPAPVPALRIKCRYQCVDVLPLDHYARFLDYLKKNYRRLCEYLEPVIGVKAKEDIGCALVLCMAGAGLAPRYLADVVALDVRRTGDHSLTFRGNSLATKSMEAYLKLVGDQYLQDTLGEAVAAAAGTAATDCEVDPLRAGSGAALRRQQAALRDSVSLAWRAIAASAPRFPPPLRDCFATFRERLTSMGREDISDNLISASIFLRFLCPAILSPSLFGIIHEYPNERAARNLTLVAKTLQTLANFTRFQGKEAFMEFLNDFLEQEAPNMKAFLRAISTRPQDQQHQQLSQSQHQNSDGSKRNSSASQGSTAGSESSKNEMAVEADPEWAPHVDLGKQLATLHALLADSLPKLPAGKIQELDPLSEILEDLSKRLMSNDNGPPAPVGENIFRFNDPTCTPPKLNPDVPVNGPINNNFAHSSPIMNKNGVQFNISPSKSNAEESKYKGSYVTVSKSPSFNLRSATLPRNGYGSSPVSQNVNPDRYSSQYNNQEHCVNLKVVQIGFGSDQYPKGISNGLNESLERRFQERYKPNNFNQQQTHYHNNSNYNSTERSPSSDSINHNYCANDMQNIIKETSTLDELSDLLKYADDSDIVDEKLMNKKNISQSKSNNNNVINGNKNSYTNNGSNVSISGLSNVASSGYQSIATYSQSSSPIENTTHHHQPYENGGQPMSRYSQLNYQKQREKQYYDNKNEKFYPKSPVQQKIEYDIQKYGIQNFTTADNVQSNTNANTKVAPLVFTNPVYNMEDNRQSQEIKKTNENRNSKRCPCGSSSSSIDEEGLSTDNVETNSEEGSTNFNDDSRNYDQQNRNATHRKLTRDNCNYEDLYQRSNNNHNHSPRIRDDESSSNSPSLRKSSKTRMPRTNPMLSYSTNQNQLNLKHFGQRGESLYESKPHHISTDSGYPMSRSDSNVEEVNKEMYRLQISRSQKALYNMENSKNSPEKFLTETTIPEKNYPLDRTYSGAKVSSSRINEDLERHQDYYGVREKRDSPSRVFSRESHSSEASERAPVRSERELPVRDTRDKLQRRLSLESARELTDSSDEVDETLYSTTGRRRTKHHRTIEQYEREIERLKCSVELLRGRLGPTDSGQDHTDAKMKAIISRLICVEEELRREQRKMAAALSHKQRVIEAQEHRIAALDEANTRLLSALVHLQQRAPHPAPAHPANHNPSHSPHSQHSHQELQI, from the exons ACACATCCTACGAGAAGGCATGTCGGCGTGGTTCTGCTCCCAGTACGCCGGTGCCAGGCGCACAAGCGCAGCACAGTCCGTCGCGCCTCGCTTCCTTCTTCTTCTCCAAGAGATCCTTCCGAAGCAACCCGCTCAAGCGAACCAAGTCCAACACAAAACTGGAGAAGGAGCGAGCGCAGGCTGCGGTGCCTACCCACCCGGCATCACACGCTTTACGCACCTCAAG ATCTCATGAAAGTCTCCTGTCAGCACACTCACCGGCTGTATCTACAATGGATCTCGGACCACCTAATCAG GTGGAAATTCGCGCATTACACTCATCGGTATTGAGTAGGCCGCACTGCTTTGCGCTCAGTGCAGAGAACCGAGCGCCACGCTACTTCGCATGTGCGTCACGGAAGGAGCGTGACCGATGGATCTACAG tttaagACAAGCAGCGCGGCCAGACGAAATTCGTACGCGACGCTGTGAGCGGACTGTGAAGTTATGGCTACTGGAAGCTAAGGCTATCCCACCTAAGAAACGATATTACTGCGAAATATTGCTCGATGATAATTTATATGCGAG GTCGTCTTCGAAGCTAAAGTCGGAGCTGTGCTTCTGGGGCGAAGTGTATGAATTTAGTGGACTGCCGGCCGTGAGGGCCATACACGTAAACGTCTACCGAGAACCTGAGAGACGAGCACGCAAACGGGACAAGCACGCCCTTGTTG GTACAGTACGTATCCCGGTCGACGACGTATCGTCACGATACCTCAACGAGCGGTGGTACCCGGTGAGCGAGGGCGACAAGCCGCAGTCCCCGGGCCGCGCACCCGCACCTGTGCCCGCACTGCGTATAAAGTGCCGCTACCAGTGCGTCGATGTGCTGCCCCTCGACCACTACGCGCGATTCCTCGACTACCTCAAGAAGAACTACCGCCGTCTCTGCGAGTACCTCGAACCCGTCATAG GAGTGAAAGCTAAAGAAGACATAGGCTGTGCGCTGGTTTTGTGTATGGCGGGCGCGGGTCTGGCGCCGCGCTATCTGGCTGACGTGGTGGCGCTAGACGTGCGCAGAACCGGCGACCACTCGCTCACCTTCCGCGGCAACTCGCTCGCCACCAAGAGCATGGAGGCATACCTCAAACTGGTTGGCGATCAATATCTGCAG GATACACTCGGGGAGGCAGTGGCTGCGGCGGCCGGTACAGCCGCTACAGACTGTGAAGTAGATCCACTGCGAGCGGGTAGTGGGGCGGCGCTACGTCGCCAGCAGGCGGCCTTGCGCGACTCTGTATCGCTCGCTTGGCGTGCCATCGCCGCCTCAGCGCCGAGATTCCCTCCGCCACTGAGAGACTGCTTTGCTACTTTCCGCGAGAG gttaACATCGATGGGCCGAGAAGATATATCCGATAACTTGATCAGTGCTTCCATCTTTCTCCGTTTTCTTTGTCCCGCAATTCTGTCTCCAAGTCTTTTTGGAATAATTCACG aataCCCCAATGAACGCGCGGCCCGTAATTTAACTCTGGTAGCGAAGACACTGCAGACACTGGCAAATTTCACGCGGTTCCAAGGCAAGGAGGCTTTCATGGAGTTTCTCAACGACTTCCTGGAGCAAGAAGCGCCCAACATGAAGGCATTCCTTAGAGCAATCTCG aCGCGACCGCAGGATCAACAGCACCAACAGTTGAGTCAGTCCCAACATCAGAACTCAGACGGCAGCAAGCGCAACTCCTCAGCATCACAAGGATCTACAGCGGGATCGGAAAGCTCTAAGAACGAGATGGCGGTGGAAGCAGACCCCGAGTGGGCCCCTCACGTGGACCTCGGCAAACAACTCGCGACGCTGCATGCTCTGCTAGCGGACAGCTTGCCTAAACTGCCTGCGGGTAAAATACAG gaattGGATCCATTGTCTGAAATTTTGGAAGATTTAAGCAAAAGACTGATGAGTAATGACAATGGACCGCCTGCTCCAGTGGGTGAAAATATCTTTAG ATTTAATGATCCCACATGCACGCCACCTAAACTGAATCCTGATGTTCCAGTAAACGGTCCAATTAATAACAACTTTGCGCACAGCTCACCTATTATGAACAAAAATGGTGTCCAGTTCAACATAAGTCCATCAAAGTCCAATGCTGAAGAATCTAAGTACAAAGGATCTTATGTGACTGTTTCGAAATCACCCAGCTTCAATTTACGCTCAGCGACGCTTCCAAGAAATGGATACGGATCGAGCCCGGTTAGTCAGAACGTAAACCCAGACAGATATAGCTCACAGTATAATAATCAAGAACATTGCGTCAACTTGAAAGTCGTTCAGATAGGTTTTGGCTCTGATCAATATCCTAAAGGCATAAGCAACGGTTTGAACGAAAGCTTAGAGAGAAGGTTCCAGGAGAGATATAAACCTAATAACTTTAATCAGCAACAAACGCATTATCACAATAATTCCAATTATAACAGCACTGAAAGGTCACCGAGTAGCGATAGTATCAACCATAATTATTGCGCTAACGATAtgcaaaacattataaaagagaCTTCAACGCTAGATGAATTGTCAGATCTCTTGAAATATGCCGACGATTCTGATATAGTTGATGAAAAGCTCATGAATAAGAAAAACATATCACAGTCAAAATCGAACAATAATAACGTTATTAACGGCAACAAGAATTCTTACACAAATAACGGCTCGAATGTATCCATCAGTGGGTTGTCAAATGTTGCAAGTTCTGGATATCAGAGTATCGCAACATACAGCCAGAGTTCTAGTCCCATTGAAAATACAACTCATCACCATCAGCCTTATGAAAATGGTGGACAGCCAATGAGCCGCTACTCACAGCTAAATTACCAAAAACAAAGAGAGAAGCAGTATTACGATAACAAAAACGAGAAATTTTATCCAAAGAGCCCAGTGCAACAAAAAATTGAGTACGATATTCAGAAATATGGTATCCAAAACTTTACAACCGCCGATAACGTTCAAAGTAATACTAACGCTAATACGAAAGTAGCTCCCTTAGTTTTTACAAACCCTGTTTACAATATGGAGGATAATCGACAGTcgcaggaaataaaaaaaactaatgaaaacAGAAACTCCAAGCGATGTCCATGTGGCTCATCCAGTTCATCCATTGATGAGGAGGGTTTGAGCACAGATAACGTGGAGACAAATTCTGAAGAGGGTTCTACGAATTTCAACGACGATAGTAGAAATTATGACCAACAGAATCGCAACGCTACCCACCGAAAGCTCACCAGAGATAATTGTAATTACGAAGATTTGTACCAGAGGAGTAACAATAACCATAATCACTCTCCTAGGATAAGAGATGACGAATCTTCAAGTAATTCGCCAAGCTTAAGAAAAAGTAGTAAAACAAGAATGCCTAGAACAAATCCTATGCTCTCTTACTCGACTAATCAAAATCAGCTCAATTTAAAACACTTCGGCCAACGAGGGGAATCATTATACGAAAGCAAACCACACCACATTTCAACAGACTCTGGCTATCCAATGAGTAGATCTGACTCCAACGTAGAGGAAGTAAACAAAGAGATGTATCGGTTACAAATATCACGAAGTCAAAAGGCTTTGTACAACATGGAGAACTCAAAAAATTCACCCGAAAAATTCTTGACAGAAACCACAATTCCGGAGAAGAATTATCCTTTGGATAGAACGTACTCGGGTGCGAAAGTATCTAGTAGTAGAATTAATGAAGATTTAGAAAGACACCAGGATTACTATGGAGTTCGAGAAAAGAGGGATTCGCCCTCTCGAGTATTTAGCAGGGAGTCTCATTCTAGTGAAGCTAGCGAAAGGGCGCCAGTGAGAAGTGAGAGGGAGTTACCGGTGAGAGACACAAGAGACAAGCTTCAACGACGACTGAGCTTAGAGTCTGCGAGAGAGTTAACGGATAGCTCGGACGAAGTTGATGAAACGCTGTACAGTACGACTGGGAGACGTCGCACTAAGCACCATCGAACCATTGAACag TATGAACGTGAAATAGAGAGGCTAAAATGTTCAGTGGAACTTCTTAGAGGGCGTTTGGGTCCTACTGATTCAGGTCAAGATCACACAGATGCCAAGATGAAGGCTATTATTTCGAG ATTAATTTGCGTGGAAGAGGAGTTAAGACGAGAGCAacgcaagatggccgccgcgcTATCGCACAAACAACGTGTGATCGAGGCGCAAGAGCACCGGATCGCAGCTCTCGACGAAGCAAATACCCGCCTCCTGTCCGCACTCGTGCACCTCCAACAACGCGCTCCGCACCCCGCACCTGCGCACCCCGCCAATCACAACCCCTCCCACTCCCCCCACTCGCAACATTCTCACCAGGAACTGCAGATATGA